In one window of Scylla paramamosain isolate STU-SP2022 chromosome 36, ASM3559412v1, whole genome shotgun sequence DNA:
- the LOC135091081 gene encoding zinc transporter 6-like — MTTPGALHDHKTCLHTPESDYLIGNGVRQRGSFPDQEEIPHYFIRPFKDKGGTLSWLESFVREVRWLCQQREAQQTLVLVVVNLAATLLLVSWCHATRSMALMAYTYLSWFSLLSLITCLVYVWAEGQQATSSFTFGYQRCEVLAVFASVMLSLLGAVIIVKECIERFIQPEAVQTGMLSIGGVLGLFLHLGMTSLSRNPPLAQVLRASQSSLLQEHVADMCHSLCNYIPSLTRILLPRVDPLVLISITGFLAILADHLILQIYNYQQADNVAALVIALLTIATMFPLCLCSATILLQTTPPSTFTQLDKCLREALTLDGVLEFRHEKFWALGVEDPSHRTTANRHPSGFMLTGSLHVRIRRDANEQKVLAHVRERLSPLVPLLTVQVFKDDWTRSATTLQLLNDSARALATSPSHSPHYVNVTYPQVYSPLKPTAVNLPLTPSPFLPPRPQPYHTPSPQVEGSSRTPFTDVNRAFMEDRSSCSHSGYSQVNENVAPQEPSESHMHRISGGWSRGVPRESAVKPQTWMVGKEPHIPREGHSPKPSPHYVNVDFSARSGILQNVAGTPVSNCNSSHHVPR; from the exons ATGACCACCCCCGGCGCCCTGCACGACCACAAGACATGCCTGCACACCCCGGAGTCAGACTACTTAATTG GAAATGGAGTGCGTCAGCGGGGGAGCTTTCCAGACCAAGAAGAAATTCCTCAC TATTTCATTCGGCCATTCAAGGACAAGGGAGGCACTCTGTCATGGCTTGAGAGCTTTGTCCGAGAAGTGCGGTGGCTGTGCCAGCAGCGGGAGGCCCAGCAGAccctggtgctggtggtggtgaacctGGCAGCCACACTCCTACTGGTGTCCTGGTGCCACGCCACCCGCAGCATGG CTCTGATGGCCTACACATACCTGTCATGGTTCAGCCTTCTAAG CTTGATTACGTGTCTGGTGTATGTATGGGCGGAGGGACAGCAGGCGACAAGCTCCTTCACCTTTGGGTACCAGCGCTGTGAGGTGTTGGCAGTGTTTGCCTCGGTGATGCTGTCGTTGCTCGGCGCCGTCATCATTGTGAAGGAATGTATTGAGCGCTTCATCCAGCCCGAGGCGGTGCAGAC AGGCATGCTGAGTATTGGAGGTGTATTGGGCCTCTTCCTGCACCTTGGGATGACCTCACTCTCACGCAACCCCCCACTAGCACAGGTCCTGCGTGCCTCCCAGTCCTCCCTCCTGCAGGAACATGTAGCTGACATGTGCCACAG CCTCTGCAACTACATTCCATCTCTGACAAGGATCCTGCTGCCCAGAGTTGATCCCTTGGTCCTCATATCAATCACAGGATTTCTTGCAATTCTGGCAGACCATCTCATCCTCCAGATATA CAACTACCAGCAGGCTGACAATGTGGCAGCGCTTGTCATTGCACTGCTCACCATCGCCACCATGTTTCCTCTGTGCTTGTGCTCAGCCACCATACTCCTCCAG ACCACACCACCAAGCACCTTCACCCAGCTGGACAAGTGCTTGCGGGAGGCTCTCACCCTGGATGGCGTCCTTGAGTTCCGCCACGAGAAGTTCTGGGCGCTGGGAGTGGAGGATCCGTCACACAGGACCACCGCCAACAGGCACCCCAGTGGGTTCATGCTCACTGGCAGCCTCCATGTCAGGATTCGCCGCGACGCCAATGAGCAGAAGGTGTTGGCGCACGTGAGGGAGCGCTTGTCCCCTCTGGTGCCACTCCTGACAGTGCAG GTCTTCAAGGATGACTGGACACGCAGCGCCACCACTCTGCAGCTCCTGAACGACTCAGCCCGTGCCCTTGCCACCTCGCCCTCACACTCCCCTCACTATGTCAATGTCACCTATCCCCAAGTGTACAGTCCTCTCAAGCCCACTGCTGTCAACTTGCCCCTAACACCCTCCCCATTCCTGCCCCCACGACCACAGCCCTACCACACCCCCTCGCCCCAGGTGGAAGGCTCCTCAAGGACACCCTTCACTGATGTCAACAGAGCCTTCATGGAAGACAGATCTAGCTGCAGTCACAGTGGCTACAGTCAAGTGAATGAGAATGTTGCACCTCAGGAACCTTCAGAGTCTCACATGCACAGAATCTCTGGTGGGTGGAGCAGGGGAGTCCCCAGGGAGTCTGCCGTCAAGCCCCAGACATGGATGGTTGGGAAGGAGCCGCACATTCCCAGAGAAGGCCACTCACCCAAGCCTTCTCCACACTATGTCAATGTGGATTTCTCTGCCAGGTCAGGAATTTTGCAGAATGTTGCAGGAACACCTGTCAGTAATTGCAATAGCTCCCATCATGTTCCAAGATAA